The following proteins come from a genomic window of Polaribacter dokdonensis:
- a CDS encoding 3-keto-disaccharide hydrolase, giving the protein MKRNYLLITVLFFAVFFSCKNQENKTTETEEWVSIFNGKNLEGWTPKINGYQLGDNYKNTFRVQNGILKVSYSNYDTFTNQFGHIFYKNTFQKYKLKLQYRFVDQQVSGGEAWATKNSGIMLHCQDPKTMLLNQEFPISLEAQLLGGVDKTIQRPSGNLCTPGTHVEMRNKKITDHCIISSSETYYDNQWITAEVRVTDSIIEHYINSKLVISYTNPTIGGQFLETASKEIQAKDGQKLKGGFISLQSESHPIEFKNIQILELK; this is encoded by the coding sequence TTTTTTTTAGTTGTAAAAATCAAGAAAATAAAACTACAGAAACTGAGGAATGGGTTTCCATTTTTAATGGTAAAAACTTAGAGGGATGGACACCTAAAATTAATGGCTATCAACTAGGTGATAACTATAAAAATACATTTAGAGTACAAAATGGAATTTTAAAAGTTTCATATAGTAATTATGATACATTTACAAATCAGTTTGGTCATATCTTTTACAAAAATACTTTCCAGAAATATAAATTGAAACTTCAATATAGATTTGTAGATCAACAAGTTAGTGGTGGTGAAGCTTGGGCTACTAAAAATAGTGGCATTATGTTACATTGCCAAGACCCGAAAACAATGCTTTTAAACCAGGAATTCCCTATTTCTTTAGAAGCTCAATTATTAGGTGGAGTAGACAAAACCATACAAAGACCATCAGGTAATTTATGCACACCTGGCACTCATGTTGAAATGCGAAATAAAAAGATTACAGATCATTGTATAATTTCTAGTAGCGAAACCTATTATGATAATCAATGGATTACTGCAGAAGTTAGAGTTACAGATAGTATTATTGAACATTACATAAACAGTAAATTGGTAATTTCTTATACCAACCCAACTATTGGAGGTCAATTTTTAGAAACTGCTTCAAAAGAGATTCAGGCTAAAGATGGCCAAAAATTAAAAGGTGGCTTCATCTCTTTACAAAGCGAAAGCCACCCAATTGAATTTAAAAATATTCAAATTCTAGAATTAAAATAA
- the azu gene encoding azurin produces the protein MKRILLVIIGATLFLSCGNDKKEEAKTTEKKVKKTAVVKKKKEEKKPTVIVDENGVANVFISTSDKMKFSTRKINVKANQKVKLTLTHTGKLDKKIMGHNVVILKQGVKMSTFASAAAASKDNDYIPEGSNDVIVHTKMIGGGETTTIEFTAPASGEYDFICSFPAHFAMMKGKFIVE, from the coding sequence ATGAAACGAATTTTACTAGTAATAATAGGAGCTACCCTCTTTTTAAGTTGTGGAAATGATAAGAAGGAAGAAGCAAAAACTACTGAAAAAAAGGTTAAGAAAACAGCAGTTGTAAAAAAGAAAAAAGAAGAGAAAAAACCTACTGTAATTGTTGATGAAAATGGTGTTGCGAATGTGTTTATTTCAACTAGCGATAAAATGAAATTTAGTACTAGAAAAATAAACGTAAAAGCAAATCAAAAAGTAAAATTGACATTAACTCATACAGGTAAATTAGATAAAAAGATTATGGGACATAATGTAGTAATTTTAAAGCAAGGTGTAAAAATGTCGACATTTGCTTCTGCTGCAGCTGCCTCAAAAGACAATGACTACATTCCTGAAGGATCTAATGATGTTATTGTGCATACAAAAATGATTGGTGGAGGTGAAACTACAACCATAGAGTTTACTGCACCAGCCTCAGGTGAGTATGATTTTATCTGCAGTTTCCCTGCACATTTTGCAATGATGAAAGGTAAGTTTATTGTAGAATAA
- a CDS encoding LacI family DNA-binding transcriptional regulator gives MQKTNLKEIAKTLGFSVATVSKALNGYSDVSEKTKKLVLDLAEELNYTPNSFAVNLRTKESKTIGVIIPTMVHYFFSNIIDSILKDCEERGYMVIIMQSNENYELEKKQVDLLLSKGVDGILISLSNKTRDTSHLKKIINSGIPLILFDKIDKNIKCSKIINDDRKAAYNAVCHLIKNGNKRIAHFRGALNPQNSIDRFLGYKKALTDNNIEYDPSLVYECKNNNRDDFVEGAELAKQLMIDHKDNVDAIFTVNDLISIGTLNYFNRNNIKVPEEIELFGFSNWFMTNVTTPSISSVEQNANKIGKKAAEILFKELEQKANEEEILYETHIIETELIFRDSTSNKIK, from the coding sequence ATGCAAAAAACTAATTTAAAAGAGATTGCAAAAACACTTGGATTTTCTGTAGCAACAGTTTCTAAGGCGTTAAATGGTTACTCTGATGTTAGTGAAAAAACAAAGAAATTAGTCTTAGATTTAGCTGAAGAATTAAACTATACACCTAACTCATTTGCAGTTAATTTAAGAACCAAAGAATCTAAAACCATTGGTGTTATTATACCAACAATGGTGCATTATTTTTTTTCTAATATCATTGATAGCATTTTAAAAGATTGCGAAGAAAGAGGTTACATGGTTATTATCATGCAATCAAATGAAAATTACGAGCTAGAAAAAAAACAAGTAGATTTACTTTTAAGTAAAGGTGTAGATGGTATTTTAATTTCTTTATCGAATAAAACAAGAGACACTTCTCACCTAAAAAAAATCATAAATTCAGGAATCCCCTTAATTCTTTTTGACAAAATTGATAAGAACATAAAATGTTCTAAAATCATAAATGATGATAGAAAAGCAGCTTATAATGCTGTGTGTCATCTTATTAAAAATGGCAATAAAAGAATTGCTCATTTCAGAGGCGCACTAAATCCGCAAAATTCAATTGATCGATTTTTAGGATACAAAAAAGCTTTAACCGATAATAATATTGAATACGATCCTTCTTTGGTCTACGAATGCAAAAACAACAATAGAGATGATTTTGTTGAAGGAGCAGAATTGGCAAAACAATTAATGATAGATCATAAAGATAATGTTGATGCTATTTTTACGGTTAACGACTTAATTTCTATTGGAACCTTAAACTACTTTAATAGAAATAACATTAAAGTACCAGAAGAAATTGAATTATTTGGATTTAGCAATTGGTTTATGACAAACGTTACAACTCCTTCTATTTCATCAGTAGAGCAAAATGCCAATAAAATAGGCAAAAAGGCTGCAGAAATTTTGTTTAAAGAGCTCGAACAAAAAGCCAATGAAGAAGAAATTTTGTACGAAACACATATTATTGAAACTGAATTAATTTTTAGAGATTCTACTAGTAATAAAATAAAATAA
- a CDS encoding SGNH/GDSL hydrolase family protein has product MSIKYYLGSIISLPLLPILFLQGKKIRANVPKLPEAKNPKGYIKKTSTKTLKMLVIGESTIAGVGVDFHENGFTGILAKTIAGQSEVSVLWQVYAKSGYTAKMVRRRLLPKIEDTTADLIVIGLGGNDAFKLNSPDVWIIQINKLIKDLKRKYPKTPIYFTNMPPIKEFPAFTKSIKFVIGNLVELLGKRLYKRVKNKNNVYYNNELITLESWQEKYNLSDDVSTFFSDGVHPSKLTYQLWGKDMANFIMKTKSFQSWLQKK; this is encoded by the coding sequence ATGAGCATAAAATATTACTTAGGTAGTATTATATCTCTACCTCTTTTACCCATATTATTTTTGCAAGGAAAAAAAATTAGAGCAAATGTTCCAAAACTTCCAGAGGCAAAAAATCCTAAAGGATACATCAAAAAAACATCTACCAAAACATTAAAAATGTTGGTAATTGGCGAGAGTACAATTGCAGGTGTTGGTGTAGATTTTCATGAAAATGGGTTTACAGGTATTTTAGCAAAAACTATTGCAGGCCAATCTGAAGTTTCTGTTTTATGGCAAGTTTACGCCAAAAGTGGCTACACAGCTAAAATGGTTAGAAGAAGGTTGTTACCAAAAATAGAAGATACTACTGCAGATTTAATTGTTATTGGTTTAGGAGGTAATGATGCTTTTAAACTGAACTCTCCAGATGTTTGGATAATTCAGATTAATAAATTAATTAAAGATTTAAAAAGAAAGTACCCAAAAACACCTATTTATTTTACAAATATGCCCCCTATAAAGGAGTTTCCTGCATTTACTAAATCGATAAAATTTGTAATTGGAAATTTGGTAGAACTTTTAGGAAAGCGTTTGTACAAAAGAGTTAAAAACAAAAACAATGTTTATTATAATAATGAACTAATTACTTTAGAAAGTTGGCAAGAGAAATATAATTTATCAGATGATGTATCTACTTTTTTTAGTGATGGTGTTCATCCTTCTAAATTAACTTATCAACTTTGGGGAAAAGATATGGCCAATTTTATTATGAAAACCAAAAGCTTTCAATCATGGTTGCAGAAGAAATAA
- a CDS encoding cupin domain-containing protein has protein sequence MVAEEIIEHFQLTEHPEGGYFKETYRSSITIKPENLDQKFDGNRNLCTGILFLLTSQKFSAFHKIKQDEVWHFYKGSTLKLHMISPEGDYTFKLIGTNFALGEIPQFTVPAYWYFAAEVIAPKSFCFVGCTVSPGFDFRDFTLPSFQELSKEFPEHKSIIKSLTHH, from the coding sequence ATGGTTGCAGAAGAAATAATAGAACATTTTCAACTTACAGAACATCCAGAAGGTGGTTATTTTAAAGAAACCTACAGAAGCTCAATTACTATAAAACCAGAGAATTTAGACCAAAAATTTGATGGAAATAGAAATTTATGTACTGGTATCTTATTCTTATTAACATCTCAAAAATTTTCTGCTTTTCATAAAATTAAGCAAGATGAAGTTTGGCATTTTTACAAAGGAAGTACCTTAAAACTACACATGATTTCACCTGAAGGTGATTACACTTTTAAACTTATTGGTACTAATTTTGCTTTGGGAGAAATTCCTCAATTTACAGTACCTGCTTATTGGTATTTTGCAGCAGAAGTTATTGCACCAAAATCATTTTGTTTTGTGGGCTGTACAGTTTCACCAGGCTTTGATTTTAGAGATTTTACACTACCTTCTTTCCAAGAATTATCAAAAGAATTTCCTGAGCATAAATCAATTATAAAAAGTCTAACTCACCATTAA
- a CDS encoding DUF6952 family protein, producing the protein MKLPVIKHLTSFIEENDQDYVLETIETLEALTEVPSLKDEELDVIGELISNMYGAIEVDKMIKDGAPKKEALNNFMKRVLGSIDK; encoded by the coding sequence ATGAAATTACCAGTAATTAAACATTTAACCAGTTTTATTGAAGAAAACGATCAAGATTACGTTTTAGAAACTATAGAAACTTTAGAGGCTTTAACAGAAGTTCCTTCTTTAAAAGATGAAGAATTAGATGTTATTGGTGAGTTAATTTCTAATATGTATGGAGCAATTGAAGTAGATAAAATGATTAAAGATGGTGCTCCAAAAAAAGAGGCATTAAATAATTTTATGAAACGTGTTTTAGGATCTATTGATAAATAG
- a CDS encoding thioredoxin family protein — protein MVQDLTEDNLQVIVEGNEKVIVQYSATWCGNCRIMKPKFKKLANENDEIKFVMVDAEKFPESRKLADVSNLPTFATFVGGEKKNQTQTNKFDVLKDLVSEIQ, from the coding sequence ATGGTACAAGATTTAACAGAAGATAATTTACAAGTTATTGTAGAAGGAAATGAGAAAGTAATTGTACAATACTCAGCAACTTGGTGTGGAAATTGTAGAATTATGAAGCCAAAATTTAAAAAATTGGCTAATGAGAATGATGAAATAAAATTTGTAATGGTAGATGCTGAAAAATTTCCTGAAAGCAGAAAGTTGGCAGATGTAAGCAACTTACCAACTTTTGCAACTTTTGTAGGAGGAGAGAAAAAAAATCAAACACAAACTAATAAGTTTGATGTTTTAAAAGACTTAGTGTCAGAAATTCAATAA
- a CDS encoding peroxiredoxin, with translation MATAVGKKFPDLNVNAMNDLGDTFKLNVLEEAVNNNKKVLLFWYPKDFTFVCPTELHAFQEALPEFEKRNTVVIGASCDTAEVHFAWLSTSKDNGGIEGVTYPILADSNRNLSSILGILDISNEVYDEETGTVQVEGDNVTYRATYLIDEEGTVFHEGINHMPVGRNVNEFLRLIDAYSHVQKNGEVCPANWEEGKEAMQANAKGTKEYLASH, from the coding sequence ATGGCAACAGCAGTTGGTAAAAAATTTCCAGATCTTAACGTAAACGCAATGAACGATTTGGGAGATACATTTAAGTTAAATGTATTAGAAGAAGCAGTAAATAATAACAAGAAGGTGTTGTTATTTTGGTATCCAAAAGATTTTACTTTTGTATGTCCTACAGAATTACATGCTTTTCAAGAAGCATTACCAGAATTCGAAAAAAGAAACACTGTAGTAATTGGTGCTTCTTGTGATACTGCAGAAGTGCATTTTGCTTGGTTAAGTACTTCTAAAGATAATGGAGGTATAGAAGGTGTTACTTACCCAATTTTAGCAGATAGCAACAGAAATTTATCATCTATTTTAGGAATTTTAGATATTTCTAATGAAGTATATGATGAAGAGACTGGAACTGTTCAAGTAGAAGGTGATAATGTAACTTATAGAGCAACTTATTTAATTGACGAAGAAGGTACAGTATTTCATGAAGGTATTAACCATATGCCAGTTGGTAGAAACGTAAATGAGTTTTTACGTTTAATTGATGCTTATTCTCATGTACAGAAAAATGGAGAAGTTTGTCCTGCAAATTGGGAAGAAGGTAAAGAGGCAATGCAAGCAAATGCCAAAGGAACTAAAGAGTATTTAGCTAGTCACTAA
- the katG gene encoding catalase/peroxidase HPI codes for MSNTDNFDINKDASKCPFLNGVPKKTAGGGTTNRDWWPNELKLNVLRQHASKSNPLGEDFDYAAAFNSLNFSELKQDVLDLMTDSQDWWPADYGHYGGFMIRMAWHSAGTYRVIDGRGGAGSGTQRFAPLNSWPDNGNLDKARLLLWPIKQKYGNKISWADLMILAGNCALESMGFPTKGFAGGREDVWEPEQDIYWGSETEWGANEKRYENEDLESPLAAVMMGWIYVNPEGPNGNPDPLGSAKNVRDTFDRMAMNDEETVALVAGGHTFGKAHGAADPDEFVGNEPHRGKLEEMSTGWKNSYKSGVLDDTITSGIEGAWTPNPTQWDADYFDVLLNYEWELTKSPAGAYQWTPTEESKARMAPTAGDPNKKQALMMTTADIALRMDPEYLKISQRFHKDHKAFEDAFASAWYKLTHRDMGPTDRYLGPEVPSEELLWQDPIPKVNYTLTDANINTLKSLISESELTVSELVKTAWASAFTFRGSDKRGGANGGRIRLEPQKNWEVNNPEELDRVLKVYENIQQSYDGDISIADLIVLGGSVGVEKAVKNAGYSFDVSFSGGRGDASQEQTDLKSFSYLEPIADGFRNYINGNLEMAAEDLLIDKANLLTLSIPEMTVLVGGLRMLGANYDGSNHGVFTDKKESLTNDFFKNILDFSYTWKATNSDEKEFIGRDRKTNAMKFTGTRADLIFGSNTELRAVCEVYGAADAEEKFVKDFIAAWTKVMNLDRFDLK; via the coding sequence ATGAGCAATACAGATAATTTTGACATTAATAAAGACGCAAGTAAATGTCCTTTTTTAAATGGAGTTCCTAAAAAAACTGCAGGAGGAGGCACTACGAATCGCGACTGGTGGCCAAATGAATTAAAACTAAATGTTTTACGTCAGCATGCTTCTAAATCTAATCCTTTAGGAGAAGACTTTGATTATGCAGCTGCGTTTAATAGTTTAAACTTTAGTGAACTAAAACAAGATGTACTAGATTTAATGACAGATTCACAAGATTGGTGGCCTGCAGATTATGGTCATTATGGAGGTTTTATGATTAGAATGGCTTGGCATAGTGCAGGTACATATAGAGTTATAGATGGTAGAGGTGGTGCAGGTTCTGGTACGCAAAGGTTTGCTCCTTTAAATAGCTGGCCAGATAATGGTAATCTAGATAAAGCAAGATTACTGCTTTGGCCAATAAAACAGAAATATGGGAATAAAATTTCTTGGGCAGATTTAATGATTTTAGCTGGTAACTGTGCATTAGAATCTATGGGTTTTCCAACGAAAGGTTTTGCTGGTGGTAGAGAGGATGTATGGGAACCTGAACAGGATATTTATTGGGGAAGTGAAACTGAATGGGGTGCCAATGAAAAAAGATACGAAAATGAAGATTTAGAGTCTCCTTTAGCAGCAGTAATGATGGGTTGGATTTACGTAAACCCAGAAGGTCCTAATGGAAATCCAGATCCTTTAGGTTCTGCCAAAAATGTTAGAGACACTTTTGATAGAATGGCTATGAATGATGAAGAAACTGTAGCCTTAGTTGCTGGTGGACATACATTTGGTAAAGCTCATGGAGCTGCAGATCCAGATGAATTTGTTGGTAATGAACCTCATAGAGGAAAACTGGAAGAAATGAGTACTGGTTGGAAAAACTCTTACAAATCAGGAGTTTTAGATGATACTATTACAAGTGGTATAGAAGGTGCATGGACACCAAACCCTACTCAATGGGATGCTGATTACTTTGATGTATTGTTAAATTACGAGTGGGAATTAACAAAAAGTCCAGCAGGCGCTTATCAATGGACGCCTACAGAAGAATCTAAAGCAAGGATGGCACCTACAGCTGGTGATCCTAATAAAAAGCAAGCGCTTATGATGACAACAGCTGATATTGCTTTAAGAATGGATCCTGAATATCTTAAGATTTCTCAACGTTTTCATAAAGATCATAAAGCATTTGAAGATGCTTTTGCTAGTGCATGGTACAAATTAACACATAGAGATATGGGACCTACAGATCGTTATTTAGGACCAGAAGTTCCTAGTGAAGAATTATTATGGCAAGACCCAATACCTAAAGTAAATTACACTTTAACAGATGCGAATATTAATACTTTAAAATCACTGATTTCAGAAAGTGAATTAACCGTTTCTGAATTAGTAAAAACTGCATGGGCTTCTGCATTTACTTTTAGAGGATCTGATAAACGTGGAGGAGCTAATGGAGGTAGAATTCGTCTAGAACCACAAAAAAATTGGGAAGTTAATAATCCTGAAGAATTAGATAGGGTCTTAAAAGTATATGAAAATATTCAACAATCATATGATGGAGATATTTCTATCGCAGATTTAATAGTATTAGGTGGTTCTGTTGGTGTTGAGAAAGCTGTTAAAAATGCTGGCTACTCTTTTGATGTTTCTTTTTCTGGTGGAAGAGGAGATGCCTCTCAAGAACAAACCGATTTAAAGTCTTTTAGCTATTTAGAACCAATTGCAGACGGATTTAGAAATTACATTAACGGTAATTTAGAAATGGCTGCTGAAGATCTATTGATAGATAAAGCAAACCTATTAACTTTATCTATTCCAGAAATGACAGTTTTAGTTGGTGGTTTACGAATGTTAGGCGCGAATTACGATGGCTCTAATCATGGCGTTTTTACTGATAAAAAAGAAAGTTTAACAAATGATTTCTTTAAAAATATTTTAGACTTTTCATATACTTGGAAAGCTACAAACTCAGATGAGAAAGAGTTTATAGGTAGAGACAGAAAAACAAATGCAATGAAGTTTACAGGAACCAGAGCCGATTTAATTTTTGGTTCTAACACTGAGTTAAGAGCAGTTTGTGAAGTTTATGGTGCAGCAGATGCTGAAGAAAAATTTGTTAAAGATTTTATTGCTGCCTGGACAAAAGTGATGAACTTAGATAGGTTTGATTTAAAATAA
- a CDS encoding sigma-54-dependent transcriptional regulator, which yields MSKILIIEDEAAIRRVLKKIISEENDAYNVEEAEDGLQGMEMIKNNDYDLVLCDIKMPKMDGVEVLEKAKKIKPEVPIVMISGHGDLDTAVNTMRLGAFDYISKPPDLNRLLNTVRNALDKKVLVVENKRLKKKVSKNYEMIGESDAISHIKDIIEKVADTDARVLITGPNGTGKELVAHWLHEKSARSKAPMIEVNCAAIPSELIESELFGHVKGSFTGANKDRAGKFEAANGGTIFLDEIGDMSLSAQAKVLRALQENKIQRVGSDKDIKVNVRIVAATNKNLKQEIAEGRFREDLYHRLAVILIKVPSLNDRREDVPLLVDFFAAKISQEQGTPRKIFSDEAIVLLQKYDWTGNIRELRNVVERLIILGEKEVSANDIKLFASK from the coding sequence ATGTCAAAAATATTAATTATAGAGGATGAAGCTGCAATTCGTAGGGTATTAAAGAAAATTATTTCTGAAGAAAATGATGCCTATAATGTAGAGGAAGCAGAAGATGGTTTGCAAGGAATGGAAATGATAAAAAATAATGATTATGATTTAGTTCTTTGCGATATTAAAATGCCAAAAATGGATGGGGTTGAGGTTTTAGAAAAAGCCAAGAAAATAAAACCTGAAGTGCCAATTGTTATGATATCTGGTCATGGAGATTTAGATACAGCAGTAAATACAATGCGTTTAGGAGCATTTGATTACATATCTAAACCACCAGATTTAAATAGACTTTTAAATACAGTAAGAAACGCCTTAGACAAAAAGGTTTTAGTTGTAGAAAATAAAAGACTTAAGAAAAAAGTAAGCAAGAATTACGAAATGATAGGTGAGAGTGATGCAATTTCTCATATTAAAGATATTATAGAAAAAGTTGCAGATACAGATGCAAGAGTGTTAATTACAGGCCCCAATGGAACAGGTAAGGAGTTAGTTGCACATTGGCTTCATGAAAAGTCTGCACGTTCTAAAGCACCAATGATCGAGGTAAACTGTGCTGCAATTCCATCAGAGTTAATAGAAAGTGAGCTTTTTGGTCATGTAAAAGGTTCTTTTACAGGAGCTAATAAAGATAGAGCAGGTAAATTTGAAGCTGCAAATGGAGGTACCATTTTTCTTGATGAAATAGGAGACATGAGTTTATCTGCACAAGCAAAAGTACTACGAGCTTTACAAGAAAATAAAATACAAAGAGTTGGTTCTGATAAAGATATTAAGGTTAATGTAAGAATTGTTGCAGCAACCAATAAAAACTTAAAACAGGAAATTGCAGAAGGCAGATTTAGAGAAGATTTGTATCACAGATTAGCTGTAATTTTAATTAAAGTACCTTCCTTAAATGATAGGAGAGAAGATGTACCATTATTAGTAGACTTCTTTGCAGCAAAAATATCTCAAGAGCAAGGTACTCCAAGAAAAATATTTTCTGATGAAGCTATAGTACTTTTACAAAAATACGATTGGACAGGTAATATTAGAGAGTTAAGAAATGTTGTAGAACGCTTAATTATATTAGGTGAAAAAGAGGTTTCTGCAAATGATATTAAGTTATTTGCAAGTAAATAA
- a CDS encoding DUF6268 family outer membrane beta-barrel protein, translated as MKKSLLVLLFLLSVGISNAQLTDLARLEYSFIPKSNSEDQYTRIRALLNYPIKLKKDRYIFVGAEYNRIFLNLNDAYPFDKSLLETLTVIDINLGYTFKINERWRTGFKITPRLASTLTEKITGDDLFLNGGVFFVNDRTKATTLKRPYRLILGLTYNTTTGIPFPLPFVSYFRQVNESWSFNAGVPKSNVKYYFKEKNTIQAFVSIDGYFAHLQRPTAVLNQQVDNVSLSVVVSGLGYEYLLNKHLVLYTYTGYTLRMNNVLRDKDRENVFTLDRVNAFYLRTGIKFKI; from the coding sequence ATGAAAAAGAGTCTTTTGGTGCTGCTGTTTCTATTGTCAGTAGGTATTTCGAATGCCCAACTTACAGATTTAGCGAGGCTAGAATATTCTTTTATTCCTAAAAGTAATTCAGAAGATCAATACACAAGAATTAGAGCGTTACTTAATTATCCTATAAAATTAAAAAAGGACAGATATATTTTTGTGGGTGCAGAATACAATAGAATTTTTTTAAATTTAAATGATGCCTATCCTTTTGATAAATCACTTTTAGAAACTCTTACAGTAATCGATATTAATTTAGGATACACCTTTAAGATAAATGAAAGGTGGAGAACTGGATTTAAAATAACACCAAGATTAGCATCTACCTTAACAGAAAAAATTACAGGAGATGATTTGTTTTTAAATGGTGGTGTGTTCTTTGTGAATGATAGAACTAAAGCGACAACCTTAAAAAGGCCTTATAGATTAATTCTAGGTTTAACTTATAATACAACCACAGGTATACCTTTTCCATTACCATTTGTAAGTTATTTTAGACAAGTAAATGAATCTTGGTCTTTTAATGCAGGAGTTCCAAAGTCGAATGTAAAATATTACTTTAAAGAAAAAAATACCATACAAGCATTTGTTAGCATAGATGGTTATTTTGCACATTTACAAAGGCCTACAGCAGTATTAAATCAGCAGGTAGATAATGTTTCATTATCTGTTGTGGTTTCTGGTTTAGGCTATGAATATTTATTAAATAAACATTTGGTTCTATATACATATACAGGTTATACACTTAGAATGAACAATGTTTTAAGAGATAAAGACAGAGAAAATGTTTTTACTTTAGATCGAGTAAATGCATTTTATTTACGAACAGGAATAAAATTTAAAATATAG
- a CDS encoding mechanosensitive ion channel family protein yields MQQETLEKVKDTIVEETTSILDFKFIFSEEISITVRGLLFVVVALVVTSFVLKLFRKFITRNMPNNDKLKFVTVFGYIRWIVFLIIFLIAMHTSGVNVTAVFAASAALLIGVGLALQTLFQDIFSGIIILVDQSVHVGDIIELEGKVGRVLDIRLRTTRAVTIDNKVLVIPNHLYLTNILFNWTENGTETRESVDVGVAYGSDVELVKKILLEVATAQPTVLENPAPVVLFTDFADSSLNFKVAFTLNNSFEVRFTQSNIRFEIDKAFRENNITIPFPQRDVHMFSEK; encoded by the coding sequence ATGCAACAAGAAACCTTAGAAAAAGTTAAAGACACTATTGTTGAAGAAACAACTTCTATTTTAGACTTTAAATTTATTTTTAGTGAAGAAATAAGTATTACTGTAAGAGGATTACTTTTTGTAGTTGTTGCTTTAGTAGTAACATCATTTGTTTTAAAACTATTTAGAAAGTTTATTACTAGAAATATGCCAAATAATGACAAACTTAAGTTTGTTACTGTGTTTGGTTATATAAGATGGATTGTCTTTTTAATCATATTCTTAATTGCAATGCATACATCAGGAGTAAATGTAACAGCTGTTTTTGCAGCTTCAGCAGCTCTTTTAATTGGTGTAGGTTTAGCTTTGCAGACTTTGTTTCAAGATATTTTTTCTGGAATTATAATTTTAGTAGATCAATCTGTTCATGTTGGAGATATTATAGAATTAGAAGGTAAAGTAGGGCGTGTTTTAGATATTCGATTAAGAACAACTAGAGCAGTAACTATTGATAACAAAGTATTGGTAATTCCAAATCACTTATATTTAACTAATATTTTATTTAATTGGACCGAAAATGGAACTGAAACTAGAGAAAGTGTAGATGTTGGTGTTGCATATGGTTCAGATGTAGAGTTAGTAAAAAAAATATTGCTAGAGGTTGCAACTGCACAACCTACTGTTTTAGAAAATCCTGCTCCTGTAGTATTATTTACAGATTTTGCAGATAGTAGTTTAAATTTTAAAGTTGCATTTACCTTAAATAACAGTTTCGAGGTTAGATTTACCCAAAGTAATATTCGCTTTGAGATAGATAAAGCTTTTAGAGAAAATAACATAACCATTCCTTTTCCTCAAAGAGATGTGCATATGTTTAGTGAAAAATAA